In Epinephelus lanceolatus isolate andai-2023 chromosome 7, ASM4190304v1, whole genome shotgun sequence, the genomic stretch CAATGATGGATTTACAACCAATCTTTAACGATTTTTAAGTAAATATTGATTAATACACAACACAAAGGTTTCATTAAAAACGATGCAGTAACAATCCTCAAATCACCCCAGCTCCTAGTAATGTGTAGCCCATGTCTTTCTTTACTGCTTATCACAACAGGAAATATAGTCTAAAATGCCATATTTCCACTGATTAATATTTCTTTGGAGAATGTGATGGCTGCAGATGAGATGTGGTAGGATACTGGAGCAGACTGTGTATGCAAAATGGAAAACATGTTGCATCATTTGCAGAAAAACTACTCATAGGGGGTTTGTGTGTAATTAAAGGTAGCCCCTATGTGTAATAATAGTAGATTAACCTGGTTCCATCACATCTGGTGCTCCAGGTTCAGAGTTCTGCTCATGATACCCctgttcctgtttcctgttcagTGTGATTTACACCAGAAATGACTTGGAGGTTGCTAATTTGCCAGCCTGTGTTGTGCCGGTATTGTCTGCCACCTTTAATAACCAAACATAAATAGCATCATGGGTTACCCTCCTGAAACATAAGCAGGAGTTCACAAAATTATTGCCACGTGATAGCAGGTTTAGCACATACTTGTTCTGATGATTTTAGTGTTCACACAGCAGGCCTTGAGAAACTCTCCATAGCACAGTAGATCAAAATGAACTAGAATCAGAAGTTGACAGGTTGCAGTCCTGCCCCAAATGTGTGGGCCCCATGTGCAATCCACCGGAGGCTTCGCTGATCACCACTGTCAGAGTGTTTGTAGGATGCAGGGCTTTTCTTCGGTGACTCTCGTTGCTCTGTTTTGGagttgcatttgttgttgagtcAAAGTTTTGCTTCCAGCTGTTTCTTTGGAAAAGCATCTTAATGGCTCCCCTCCAAAGTGTTTTATTCACTATTTCACAATACTCACATTTAGCTGGTGAGAGAACTTGTTTCCAGGGTACAGTTTACTCTATAATAACGGAATCCTTAAGAGATGGACGGCTATGCAGATttacaaatatttatccatagtTTTGAACACATTAATTATGAATCAATTGaaaactttattatcatttatttattaccttATTACTCAAATGCTGGGGCATCATTTTCCTCATTTACTTTTTAACTGCATTGCCAAGGGCATCACCTACATGTTTAATGCATTTGAAAGTCTTATAGCATCCAGTGTGAATCAGATAAGCTGATATTATGAGATATATGGCAAATGCACCAGTGTGTAGGAAAGCCATTATACTGATATTGTAGAGGACATGGCAGTGCTGGATGATTAGGTTAAGCGGTCAGTTGTTTTTATCACTGCTTTGATAATATCTGTTTAAAAGGATCTACCAGTCTGTTAATACAGTTCTGTTCTCATCTTAACATGTTTGTGgtgctttattattttctgttttgtcttttgtttttttaattagagACTCGGTTAAACAGAAAAAGCCTTTGGACATGTCAGGACAGAGGAAAGGAGCTGCATCGCGGCTGCTCAAATGTGCCTTCTGCAGAACCAACCGGGACAAGGAGTGTGGGCAGCTGCTAGTGTCTGACAGCCAGAAGGTGGCAGCCCACCATAAGTGCATGGTGAGGAGAGCACACTGTTCTCAACCGTTTCATGTCTGTGATCCCTCAAGACAAAGTCATGCTCACTTGCACACTTGTGTGCAGAGTAGTGAGTAATTAAGCCAAAAAACTGTGgattttggtttttattttgtttcatttgtgtgtAAGGGGAAGCCTACACAAATATCTGTGTACCACCTAAATTAGAGAAAACACTGCTCTACAGCCTCTGACATACCATTCAGAAAATCTGGCAAAACAAGAAATGGCAAATGCAGGATTTTCTGATCAGTGTATGACTGTCTATCTACTGCTAGCCCTCAGTAGTGTAGAAAATGGTGCATTGGCAGTAGTCTagagaaataaaaatgcagaTATTCTACATATCATTATAAGCATCACATGAAAAGACCACACAAACCAATTTACACTTCTCCTTATAAATGTCCTGTGCAGCTTTTCTCCTCTGCCCTGGTCACATCTCACTCAGACAGCGACAACATCGGAGGATTTTCCATTGAGGATGTGAAAAAGGAGATCAAGAGGGGAAATAAATTGGTAAGTACACACTGTCCTTCTCAGTGAACCATTAATGGCAGAGGAGTGGAGAAGAGGAGTGTTATAGGGCCACAAGGTTGAGCGTTTGGACTGTGTTCCTACAATATTTTCTCATGTGGGAAACAAGAAGTGTattaacatttaaatgcatATTACTTGTTGAGGTTAACAGTTGTGGACAGCACCACACATCCaaacacagtgatgatgatggtgcatTAATTTGGTACTTTAATTGTGGATACTTGTGTCCTTCTTGTAAAGCCTCCTCTATCTCTGCCAGAGGGTGGTGTGTTTATTCTAATTTTGTGTAATCATGCTGTGTAGGAGTTAATGTATACTCGTGGATTGATTTCAAACGCTGTGCTGCTTGTTGTAGAAAATAAACTATAGGTCACCTGCCACACTTCTTGTTTAATTGCAGAAGATCCCTTTGCCTCATCCCGATACCTCTCATGTTTTATCTCACAGTTTAATGGGGAATATGAGCTTTATCCACCTAATAAAAGAGTCTCCATGCAACGATCTAGCTGTTCTAACACTATCAATTTGTACATGTATGTCAGATACTGAATGATAATAGAATGAACTACAGCTGTCTGTAAGACTGTGCTGCACTTGAATGTAATTTGATTTTTCCATGTGCAATTTAATCTAATTAGCAGTATTTCTAATTTAATTTGCAGAACATCCTGTAATGTCATATAAGTTtttaacatatattttttatgaacTTTTGTTTTACAATGGTTTTGGCAGTAACTCATGCCACGATATTATATAAAACTATTCTGTAAAAGATTATGCATATATTCACAGGCACAGGGTTTATTTATACTCACATCTTTAAGCATTATTTTTTACTGTAATTAGGCTTATATGTTTGTTTTGACTTTCATCccattttcaattcaattcatttcAATAGAACTTTATCCCGAATGAAATTCTTGAAGCATGAACATTTGTTAGATGCGAACAAATGATAAATAATTATGTATATATGGGTAATGTGTCTTTgcatacatttaaaatgatttaatcttatttacagcctggtaatAATTAGCtttctctgctgtttatttgtttgtttttttgataatCTTGTGTGCTTCCATGCTCTTTCTTTATAATATTGCATATAgcctatcagacatttgtgtatGTCAGGGCCTCATGTTCTTTGGAGAGAAATCTTTATCATTAATTATTTAGCCCCACATcataaaatcacatttcacGTTACTTATTTACAAACCATATTACTAGTTGTCAGCTATTTTGATGTACTAATGAGTATCAAAGGCCATGGAAATGCTTGTGCGAGGCTGTTCTTCTTAATGATGtagctctctttctttctcccgtCAGATGTGTTCTTCATGTCACCGGCCGGGCGCAACGATCGGCTGTGATGTGAAGACGTGCCGAAGGACGTATCACTATTACTGCGCTTTGAAGGACAAAGCCCAGATCAAAGAGAATCCCTCACAAGGGATTTACCTGTGAGCCACTTTGTGTTTGGACTCTTTCGTACATTCATCTACAATtaataaagacattttacatGCATGTTAGATTGAAttaaaacacattgttttcCTCTTGAACACAGTGTTTACTGTCGCAAACACCGGGATGCATCTGCGGATGGCATTCAAGGTGAAGTATGCTTGAACATCTGTTATATCACTAGGCTGCATGGATGATTGGATTTACAGCTGGGTACCTGTTTTCCCTTTCAATTGGGAAGCAGTGTTTGCGTAAGCAACCCAAATACAAACATTTCGACCCCATGAAATTGAGTTGATTGTAATGATCATTGTACATCAAATTCTATTACAACCATAAAAAATGCTCTTAGAGGAATCTCCCCAGTTATGTTTTGTGCTTGACATTTAGTGTGATCTAATTCTTGATGGGATTTTTGTCTCTAAACTGCCATAAAACCGCACACATGCTGGCTGCTTAGCCTGTATTTATCTTTTATGAACAGAAACGTTTTGCCtaatcataaatgtttgttcatcattagatgaagagggagctgtgGCCAATGATTCAGACGCATCGCCTCCTCAAAGTAGGGGCAGAGGAAAGTTTGAGAAGGGGAGAGCCAAGGCTGGATCTCGTGGCCAATTGGAAGACTCCCGCTCCACCTCCTCACAGGCTGCAGACGAGGAGAGTTCCTCCCATGTAAGGCAACATGTCTGTTCACGAATGCAATCttttaaatgtactttaatGATCTGTCCACTGTATGTGGCCTGAGTGTTGCTCTGTGTGTTCTAGCGGGACAGGTCACCTCTTCGGACTAGCCCGGGAGATGGCGGCCAGCGCTGTGGCTTCTGTCATGCTGGTGAGGAAGAGAATGAAACGAGGGGCATGCTTCATACTGATAACTCCAAAAAAGTGGCAGCACACTACAAGTGCATGGTAAGACTGTTGTGTGTGAGTGCAACATGTTGCAGAACACTTTATGatgtaaatatttttcagtgtatgtCTTAATTGTATTTAATCTCTCTGTAAACTGTGATCCCCTCCAGCTTTTTTCATCGGGCACCGTGCAGCTGACCACTACATCGCGGGCTGAGTTTGGAAACTTTGATGTGAAAACAGTCATCCAGGAAATCAAGAGGGGGAAAAGAATGGTGGGAAGTTTTTCTAACTCTAGTTTTAAAAACCGTTGAAAgattttaaaaaccaaatatcatttttgactttaaaaaaatgcttttctaGAAATGCACGCTCTGCACTCAGTTGGGTGCTACCATTGGGTGTGAAATCAAGGCGTGTGTGAAGACCTACCACTATCACTGCGGCCTGCAGGACAAAGCCAAGTACATCGAAAACATGGCGCGTGGCATCTACAAGTGAGCTCCTCCAcagataaacatattttcagttcCAAATACAGTGCTTCAGCTTCACAACCACATTTACACAACATCACTTGACTTGAGTCCTTTTTGGtcttaattcaatttaatacaGTACTGATACGATATacttaatgttcaaactgataaatttAATGGGGTTTTAACCTTTTTGTAAATTTATACTCTCTCtaaatttgatgcctgcaacattttccaaaaatgttgggACAGGGGCAACATAAGACCGGGAAAATTCTGGAAAGCCCAAAAAACATCtggaacattccacaggtaaacaggttaACTGGTAACAAATTAAAGTCTCATGACTATATTAATAATGTCATCAGAACATTCAaagaatctggagaaatctcTGCATGCAAGGGATAAGACTGAAGACACATATTGAAtgactgtgacctttgacccctcaggctgcactgcattaaaaaccaaCATGATTGTATAAAGGCTATTactacatgggctcaggaacactttggaaaactaCAGTCAGTAAACACAGCTCACTGTTGCATCTCCAGATGCAAGACTCTACCgtgcaaagtgaaagccaaacTTCAAAAACATCTAGAAATACCACTGACTTCTCTGGGCCCGAGCTcctctgagatggactgacacaaagtggccAAGTATGcagtggtctgatgagtccacatttaaaattgtttttggaaatcatggacATCGAGTCTTTCAGagaggaaaaggaccatccagacTGTAACCAGCAcaaagttcaaaagccagcatctATGATGTTGTGGGGGAGTGTTGGTACTGATGGCACATCTGTGAAagcaccatgaatgctgaaaggtacatacaggttttggagcaacaggTTTAGCCTGCCATTGCTTATTCCAGCAAGACACATTCTGCACGCTACAACAGCGTGGTTTCACAGTAAAAGTGTGTGGGTACTATACTGGCCACACCTGACTCCTATTGAAAATGTGCAGCGTGTTATGAAGTGCCAAATACGACACCTGGGACTGTTGGGCAACTGAAGTCATACATCaggcaagaatgggaaagaatttcacttttaaaacttcaacaattagtgtcctcagttcccgaatgcttactgagtgttgttaaaaagaaaaaggtgatgtaacacagtgaaaacatgctCCTGTCCCAACGTTTTTGGAACATGTTGAAGGCATCAATATGAAACTGAGTGTTTATTTACCAAAAAAGAACAGTTACatttatcagtttgaatattaaatatcttgtctttttccTGTATTCTGTTGAATATAAGTCAAAAAGAATTTGAAAATCATTGCATTCTATCTTAATTCACACAGTGTCCCAACCTTTTTTGGAATCAGGCTTATAATAATTGCTTGTCTATTGCTGTATTGCGTCACTTACAagctctcctgtgtgtgtgtgtgtgtgtgtgtgtgtgtgtgtttaagactATATTGTAAGAACCACAGTGGCAAcgaggagagggatgaagaAGATGAGGAACGAGAGAATCGCAGCAGACAGAGGGCAGCAAACAACCACGGAGGAACACAAGTGAATGGCAACTAGGTATGTTGTTCGCGGTTGTTGCACACAAAAActatttgaaaacagacaaaatattcacatttaccGTTAAACATGAGTGTTAAGATTTTTCTTATAGCAGTAGTGGAACTGATTCAAAGTCCTGCTATCTTAGTCACTGTTCTAGGTTGGACAAgcttgacaaaaagaaacatcGGCTCTGTTTTGCCGGGTGCCACAGATAGTTTTTTAGGCGTCACTCAGTTAGTGTAGCTTCAAGAAGCCGATAGCTAGCTATCAAACATTAGCTAACTTAAAATTTGACTGTATTTACAGTGTGATGTTACTGTGAAGATTTTAACAGTCCCCCAGTCACATCTGTTGACCATCTtcaaaattttgttttcttttcaacacAATGAGCCTTGCACATAGCATATCTAAGAATAACAGGAAAGGGGAAGGTTGACTGAGGTTCTGCCGGGTACCAACTCTGCTCAGCTGTTACTGAAGCACTGAACAAAAAGAAGTGGGACTTAGAAAAGGCTAATTGCAACAAAGTGAGCTTTAAAGATTCCTGTCATTTCACTGATGCCGTTCTTACAGGTCGGCCTGATGGATGTGACGTGGGGGTGAACACAGAAGAGCTCAACAAGGAGGGAGAGATATTTTTTATAATGAATCTTAGCTTACTCACACAGTCGTGGTCCACAAGCTCCCACGAGTCCTTCACAAGGTTTCTTCCAGTCAATGGACATGATGTCCCGATGTGCCCCAGATGTCTTCTTCATGTGAAACCCTGTTTTGAGTTGACTGGCCGAGCTTTTCACAGACTGGTGGTACCCTGCGGAGCACTGGACCActgcaggaaaaagaaaagccaTGGCTAATCTCTCCCCAAGAGTCAGTTACGGGCTCAGTTTCAAATACATCTATTATTTCCGTGAATAAGAGCTGATGGACTGATCTTCTGATTGTCACTCACTGCCCATGTCCCCCACAGattacatgacacacacacttgctgatATGGATACATTCTTGCTCTTCCTTCGCTTCTATAAGACTCACTTTTAAGATGGGTCTGTTTGTTACTAGTCTCTCTATCAAGTTGTGAAGTTTGATTACCTTGTTTCTGTACTCATGTCTTAAGAATACTCTTTTCATGTTAGCCTTTCTTTCTTGATATGTAATATTTTGCTACTGTATTATCATGAGTCATTTTGAATATCTGGATTTCAGACAGTCGCAATTACAAGTTTTGCCAGCATGTACTTGGATTCTCCCACTGTTCAAGgtggcatttttttatttagctaCTAAAGGGCAATGTAGAGCTCTTTGGACGAGTTGGCTTTACTTTGTTTGATGTACTGTTACTTGTATCTCTACAAATGTATCCATGAATGATTGGaatagaaaatattttattttacacatttactgAGTGAATTGAGTGTTTCATTTGAGTGTGTCCTATAGGGTGCTGAAAACACAGAGCAGTGGGGTGAAGATTTCTGGAGGGTTTGAGGAGTGAGGAATGTCACACTAGCTGCAGTGTCATGAAGTCAGACCTTTGTATTCACCTCATGGCCTAACATGCTCCAATCTGGGGCATTTCTAAGTACTTCATATGGATGAGTTTGAGCATTTAGATACATAGATTTCCTCTTATCTTATGCACTTAAGAAAGTCATCAGCAGGTCCACACTGTAATGATAATCTTATAGTAAAGCCTGGatgttgatgttgtttatgCCAGAAGTCAAATAATGACTGTCAgctgtaacatttatttttaacatttacatttatggtAATACCTTAGCTGAACAAGTAAGATTTTGAGGGTATGACAAATGTGATAAACCTGCAGATTTATAAGTTATATTGACAACAACAATGACATGTCTTGAAATATAAAAGGAAATAATATATAGATTTCACATTATTGTTATGCCTGGTGATAGCCGTGGCAGGAGGAATTATGTTTTTGGGAGGTCTCTGCCTTCATATAAACGTATGGACATCTGTCCGTCTATCTAatgcatcaatcaatcaatcaatcaatcaattttatttataaagcccaatatcacaaatcacaatttgcctcacagggctttacagcagataaggaaaaactcacccccaaaaaaaaccctttaacggggaaaaaaacggtagaaacctcaggaagagcaactgaggagggatccctcttccaggacggacagacgtgcaatagatgttgtacagaacagatcagcataataaattaacagtaaaacagtaatccgtatgacacaatgagacagaaagagagacggagagagagagagagagagatgcaggacagacggtaatgacagtagcttacaacaacattaatgaaagtaataatattatcgttatagttctggctactgtggtacaatatgttgaaagtatatattagtatctggcagtatacatgtgtgataataatcatgtgtataataacagtagaagtatgactaatgactaatgatggcagcagcagcaggaggcatctggcaggaccacggcagcagcacaaccacacacgtcacactgtccaggcaccgctgcgatatgagttaatctgagagacagtggagcacaaaggctccagagaagaagccgagttagtgacatccagaatggctgagttagcaagatgcagtagtagaatacaagagagagagagaaggagagaaggtgcccggagtattataggggggtcctccggcagactaggcctaagtcagcctaactaggggctggtacagggcaagcctgagccggccctaactataagctttatcaaagaggaaagtcttaagtctagtcttaaatgtggagacggtgtctgcctcccggaccgtaacaggaagatgattccacaggagaggagcctgatagctgaaggctctggctcctgatctacttttggagactttagggaccacgagtaaccctgcgttctcagagcgcagtgttctggtgggataataaggcactatgatctctctaagatatgacggagcttgaccatttagagctttataagttaacagtaggattttaaattcaattctggattttacagggagccagtgcagagaagctaaaacaggagaaatatgatcttgtttcttagttcctgttagtacacatgctgctgcattctgaattagctggagagtttttaaggatttactagagctacctgataatagagagttacaataatccagccttgaggtaacaaaagcgtggaccaatttttctgcatcttttcgggtcaggataggcctaattttcgcaatattacacagatgaaaaaatgcagtccgtgaggtttgttttaaaaaagaattaaaagacaaatcttgatcaaatgttactccgaggtttcttacggtagtggtagaggccagagcaatgccatctagagaaactatgtcatcagataaagagtctctgagttgtttggggccaagaacaataatttcagttttgtctgaatttaacataaggaaattggtgctcatccaggtttttatgtctttaaggcagttatggagtttagttaattgattactttcttctggcttcatcgataaatacaactgtgtatcattcgcataacaatggaaatttatagagtgatttctaatgatgttgcctaaaggaagcatatatagaataaataggattggtccgagcacagaaccttgcggaactccaaaacaaactttagtacgtaaggatgattcattatgaacatgaacaaactgaaaacgatcagataaataagatttaaaccagcttagtgcagaaccttttaggccaattaagtgatccagtctctgtagcagaatttgatggtcaatagtgtcagaCGCTGCACTAAGagctaataaaacaagtacagagacgagtcctttgtctgaagcaatcagaaggtcatttgtaattttaactagtgctgtctcagtgctatgatgcactctaaatcctgactgtaattcttcaaataaattattatcatggagaaaatcacacagctgatctttgacataaagggaagattagatattggtctatagttggctaacacctctggatccagggtgggcttttttagtagaggtttaattacagctaccttaaaagactgtggtacatagcctgttaataagaatatattgatcatatctaatatatgagtgttaactaaaggtaagacctccttaagtagcctagttgggatggggtctaagagacacgatgatttagatgaagaaatcactgcggtcaattcttgaagagaaattggggagaagcaatctaaatatatattaggtcttacagctgtgtttgagggcagtcTTATTCTCATAAATGTAATACTTCAAGAACaacttcagggaatttcttcaaatttggcacaaacattcacttggactcagcgatAAACTAACTGGATTTTGTTGGttaaaggtcaagatcactgacCTTGCAACTGTCTCATTCTTATGACTgcaacatctcaagaacaccttgagggaattttctcaaattcTGAATTTTGGACAAACGCTCATTTGGACTCGGTGATGAACTGATAAAAATTtagtggttgaaggtcaaaggtcaaggtcagtgtgaccttgcgtccatctcattctgGTGAACGTGACATGTCAAGAAGACCTTGACGGATTTTTCTCAAACGTGGCATACATGTCCACTTGGCCTTAAGGGTAaagtaaaggtcactgtgacctcacaaaacatgttttgggttaaCTAAAGAATTTATATGCTAacaatgacaaaatttcacGTAAATGTCTAATAAGTTTTAATGATAAAGAGATGATATCAtaatgtgacatcataatgttctgcaaaaaaacttttctggccataactcaacgtcataactcaggaacagatgTGAAGACATTCAATCAAATACTTAATtgacgtgtgtgtgttaaacatccatgttttcacagatatggatgtaaactgtgagtGGAATTTGACTGGTTCATGGAGGCCTACAACCACAAGGTGGTAATTCACAAATAGTCTCTTTACCCACCAATACATTGCGACTGACGTTACGCATAATGCTCATCTTGCCCTAAAAAGGCAAACAGTAGTTGTATTCAGCAGTCCGGGGTCATGTTCGGTCACCAAACGCAGACTTCAAGTTAAGAGTCGGGTGGTActtataaatatattaatacTCTCATTATATACAAAGACGGGAGTTAATGACAATAATGTGGTGTattatcataaaaaataaagtcatgaGTTTTGTTGGTTAGAAGTTGGCAgcactcctctcctcttcacGGCTCCACGCACAGCTCGAGCACCTCCCtcaacccccctccccccctcagAGGGGCGGATATGGATTTGCCCGCCGCGCTCTTGCGTCATCATAtccacaacagcagcagagctacagtaGAGCTGCATCCCGGAAAAAGACAGGAGCCTCTTGTAGCAGCGGAGCTAGCTACCTCCGTGTGTGCTGTCACAAGGGTGAAGTGCCCACAAAACTAACCGAAAAACGCGTTTTTGTCCTCTCTCTTTGAAGGCCACGATAGGCTACGTAAACCGAAGCGACAGGGACTGACACGGACATGGCGACATCCAGCCCCTGTGTTGTGGTAAGATCTCCCCATTAACCAAAATGTGCAAGCGCTAGAAGGTGGTCGTAGGTCGTACCTCGTCATGCCCACTGGACCAACACGCTGTGTACGGGCCCCGCTGCGTCTGCTGAAAATGTAACACCTACTGCAGGTCGTTAGCTGTAAATTACCCCTCTGTGTTACCTGTATGCTCACCGTGGTAACACGTTTTTGTGTAACCAGCATAACGGTATTTTCTATGTAGCGTGGGCCGCGGCCATGGAGACAGTCAGACACGCGCTCTTCACGTTTGGCGTACGTGACGCAGGAAACGCTTTTGGGTGCAAAGTTCAAACCTAATGTGCGGGTTTCTGTCCTAAAGCAGTCGAGGGGCTTTAT encodes the following:
- the phf6 gene encoding PHD finger protein 6; the protein is MSGQRKGAASRLLKCAFCRTNRDKECGQLLVSDSQKVAAHHKCMLFSSALVTSHSDSDNIGGFSIEDVKKEIKRGNKLMCSSCHRPGATIGCDVKTCRRTYHYYCALKDKAQIKENPSQGIYLVYCRKHRDASADGIQDEEGAVANDSDASPPQSRGRGKFEKGRAKAGSRGQLEDSRSTSSQAADEESSSHRDRSPLRTSPGDGGQRCGFCHAGEEENETRGMLHTDNSKKVAAHYKCMLFSSGTVQLTTTSRAEFGNFDVKTVIQEIKRGKRMKCTLCTQLGATIGCEIKACVKTYHYHCGLQDKAKYIENMARGIYKLYCKNHSGNEERDEEDEERENRSRQRAANNHGGTQVNGN